The Synechococcus sp. UW69 DNA segment TCTCCACCACCGCTCGAGAGCTGCAGTGCTCTGGGCTCAGCAACAACAACCTCGAGAACCCCCTGAGACTGCGTCAGCGAGCCACTCACCAGCTCAAGCCACTCCTGCGGTGTGCGTTGCTGAACCTGTTCCAGGGGCCGCAAGGCGGCGATGCGGTTGTCAGAGCCAGCCAGGTTCGGGCGACGGTTGATCGCCTCCAGATCAGCACGCACGGGCTCGAGAGTCAGGCTGTTGCGAAGGGCCAAATCCTGCTGTTGTCGGTTGATAGCAAGCAGGCTGAGCGCAATCACGACGGTGTAAACCACCGTGCCCTGCCAGGTGGTGAACACATCGATATTGCCGAGGGTGAAGCGCCGCAGACCCGCCTTTGCAGATCCGCGGCGGAGCAACACCGGCTGGGGAAGCAAGGGGTCGAGGCATCCACTGGGAAGAGCCAGGCGGATCTCGATCTGAGGGAGCATCGAGGCGAGATAAGCCCGCTCGGGCAATCGATCACGCCAGCCACGCTCCAACGCTTCGATGACGGGTGTTGTGATCCGGGTTTCATTGGCCAGGTCCCGTAGCGAGAGGCCAAGTTCCTCCCGCCGCCGCCGCAGCATCAGTCCCAGATCCTGACTTTGCTGATCCTGGGTCTCAACAGAACCAGCATCAGCGCTGGCTCCACTGCGGGCACGGCGCCACCAAAGTCCTGGACGCTTCAGTCGCATGGGCGATGCAGATCCAAGGGGACAGCCCGGTCGAGCATTGGCTTCCATTCTCCCTCGCTCAACCACATCCAGCACCCCTCAGCCAGATCGCCAAGCGGCAACCCCGCAATGACCGTGCGCCGGAGGTCAAGCACCGGATGGCCAAGGACCTCCGCCATCCGGCGAATCTGTCGGTTTCGACCTTCCCGCAGCTCGATCTCCAATAACGAGCGCCCGCCCCTGGTCTGCAGTCGGCGCACCTCTGCGGGTCGGGTCGGTCGCCCATCCAAGGGAAAACCCCGACACCAGCGGTCGAGAACCGCTTCGGACGGCACACCCTCCACCCAAACCCTGTAGGTCTTGGCATGGCTATAGCGCGGGTGGGTGAGTTTCAACGTGAGCTCACCCAGATCGGTCAGCAGCAGAGCCCCACGACTGTCGGCATCGAGACGGCCAACAGGATGCAGTCCTGCCCGATGCTCCGGTGGCAGCAGGTCGAGCACCGTTCGGCGGCCCTGAGGGTCATCGCAGCTGCAGATCACCCCCACGGGCTTGTTCAGCAAAAGCACCCTCGCCGCGCCACGGCTGGGCAAGGCCCTGCCATCCACCCGAATCGTCTGCTGGTGCGGATCGGCCTGGTCCCCAACGCGGGCGACCTGGCCATCCACCGTGATACGTCCCGCCTGAATCCATTCCTCAGCACGGCGCCTGGAACAGAGACCAGCAGCAGCAATCAGTTTCTGGAGACGCTGACGCGTCATCCAACAGGCTCCCGGGGGAGAAGGA contains these protein-coding regions:
- a CDS encoding RodZ family helix-turn-helix domain-containing protein encodes the protein MRLKRPGLWWRRARSGASADAGSVETQDQQSQDLGLMLRRRREELGLSLRDLANETRITTPVIEALERGWRDRLPERAYLASMLPQIEIRLALPSGCLDPLLPQPVLLRRGSAKAGLRRFTLGNIDVFTTWQGTVVYTVVIALSLLAINRQQQDLALRNSLTLEPVRADLEAINRRPNLAGSDNRIAALRPLEQVQQRTPQEWLELVSGSLTQSQGVLEVVVAEPRALQLSSGGGDRFEFTASAGTLMLQLQAPIEVRLDPPAGAGDQVLWNGDPLPVDQERPGIYRVNKLPAPESDRPQTAPLVP
- a CDS encoding pseudouridine synthase, coding for MTRQRLQKLIAAAGLCSRRRAEEWIQAGRITVDGQVARVGDQADPHQQTIRVDGRALPSRGAARVLLLNKPVGVICSCDDPQGRRTVLDLLPPEHRAGLHPVGRLDADSRGALLLTDLGELTLKLTHPRYSHAKTYRVWVEGVPSEAVLDRWCRGFPLDGRPTRPAEVRRLQTRGGRSLLEIELREGRNRQIRRMAEVLGHPVLDLRRTVIAGLPLGDLAEGCWMWLSEGEWKPMLDRAVPLDLHRPCD